The sequence below is a genomic window from Kosmotoga arenicorallina S304.
ATCCTCCCCTGGCGTTTCAAGAGCCTAAGCTTGTACTTTACCGCCATCTCGTTGTAAGGGGCTATTTCCATCAACCTCAGTGTGTAAAACATACATTCATTGTAATCACCTTTTTGGTAAAGAATATCCAGCAGCTCCACAAAGGCATTCATTACTATTTCCCGATACTCTGCCCTGATGGGTATTACCCAGTCATTGTACTCGTCTTCTTTCATGAAATCGCCTCTGTAAAGCAGAAGGGCATTTTCAAGATGCAGTATCTTTTCTTCAGTTGTTTCAGCCTTATTTGCCAGTTCAAGTTCTTCTTTTAGTTGCTTCGCATCAAAATAAATGCTTTCGTCCAGTTCCAGCCAGCACATCTGGCTGGAAGAACGGCAGATTTTTTTGCCGGTTCCTGGCTCAATTGCCTTATCAAAGGCATTCCTTACGAAGTACAGCGTGGAACTGAGGTTTTGTCTCGCGCGCTTTTCATCCATACCCGGCCAAAAGAGAGAAATGATCTCCTCTTTGCTCACCTTTTTTTCGTAATTTGCCAGCAAATATCTAAAAAGCTCTGCTCCTTTTTCCGATTTGCAATATTGCCTTAAAACATCCAGAGTTTTATGCATCACTCTGTATGTTCCAAAAGTAGTTATATCCAGCACCCTTTGCATACTTATCCCCCCAAAAGAATAAAACAATTAAATTAAATTACCATTCATTATTGGCTTTCGTCACCTGTGTTGTTCTTTATCTCAAACCCTGTATTTGCCTGCATAACGAAATTTTCGCCATCATAAACCTTCAAAACGAGAATGTAATTTCCCTCCTCTAAAGTTCCTTCCAGAATTGCTGCCATGATTACCTTTTCTTCTGGAAGTATCCAGCCTTCCCGTGAGGGTTCAAGTTCTCCTGAAAATACAGGAACGATTTCTCCCGGGTTGAATATTTCGTAAGTGCCCTTTATGTTTGCAAGATGCACTTCGCCATTATTCTCCAGTAAAGCGCTAAACAAGATTTCCTGATCTTCTCCTCTTTCGATATCTATGCTCAAGAGAGTTGCTGAAATAGTGGGTTCCCCTATTATCAAACTCAAAAGGAAATCTCTCGATATAATCGGTGTTGCGTCTTTTGAGGCAGTATAGACAAGCTTTCCATAGTAAGCCCCTTCTTGGGCATCAGCCGGGACCTTGAA
It includes:
- a CDS encoding AfsR/SARP family transcriptional regulator, giving the protein MQRVLDITTFGTYRVMHKTLDVLRQYCKSEKGAELFRYLLANYEKKVSKEEIISLFWPGMDEKRARQNLSSTLYFVRNAFDKAIEPGTGKKICRSSSQMCWLELDESIYFDAKQLKEELELANKAETTEEKILHLENALLLYRGDFMKEDEYNDWVIPIRAEYREIVMNAFVELLDILYQKGDYNECMFYTLRLMEIAPYNEMAVKYKLRLLKRQGRISEARETYLRYVEHLKNHYNEKFAKDFEDILSSLESIETHYGKEQNMVNQKGGAALIDVNTFKEFAKFESLKRTSSACILFLQPEGFDRLNERARKELILLITSALRQGDAVAADKQNIYILLTEGKKSLANMVENRLRNKEKFNTLLKTFNVSKVQSKSFELNTFNDYLVFESSL